The following are encoded in a window of Maridesulfovibrio ferrireducens genomic DNA:
- a CDS encoding type III pantothenate kinase, whose product MSSETIFLFDVGNTNTKIGFSTRNEIGPSFVLPTDPGGTADSWGLRLLEICRVAGYVPEDIVGGAVSSVVPPMNPILRSAVKRFFSCDLNFFPEDIKLNIDNRYERPWEVGADRLVTAFSGRCISDSENIIVVDFGTATTFDCVVGNAYMGGLICPGVLSSTKALSSGTAKLPHITLELETNVIRPGKSTADSLNQGLIFGFAAMVEGLSQRLSDTLGGEVELIATGGFASKIAEVCRAIDRVEPTLLLDGLRMGWFGIEE is encoded by the coding sequence TTGAGTTCAGAAACTATTTTTCTTTTTGATGTGGGTAATACCAATACTAAAATTGGTTTTTCGACCCGTAATGAGATCGGCCCTTCTTTTGTTTTGCCTACTGATCCCGGCGGCACAGCTGATTCGTGGGGACTTAGACTTCTTGAAATATGCCGCGTAGCCGGATATGTTCCCGAGGATATTGTCGGCGGCGCAGTCTCTTCTGTTGTTCCTCCTATGAATCCCATTTTGAGATCTGCTGTTAAGAGATTTTTTTCATGCGATTTGAATTTTTTTCCTGAAGATATCAAACTGAATATCGACAACAGGTATGAACGCCCGTGGGAAGTAGGCGCGGACAGGCTTGTGACGGCCTTTTCAGGACGTTGTATAAGTGATAGCGAAAATATTATTGTAGTTGATTTCGGAACTGCAACCACATTTGATTGCGTTGTGGGCAATGCATATATGGGTGGTTTAATTTGTCCCGGAGTATTGTCGTCTACCAAGGCGCTTTCTTCCGGCACAGCAAAACTTCCGCATATTACTCTTGAGCTTGAAACAAATGTTATCAGGCCTGGTAAAAGTACCGCTGACAGTCTTAATCAAGGGCTCATTTTCGGATTTGCCGCTATGGTTGAAGGGCTGAGTCAGCGGTTAAGTGATACTTTGGGCGGTGAGGTTGAACTTATTGCCACCGGAGGCTTTGCCTCAAAAATAGCTGAAGTTTGCCGGGCCATTGACCGTGTAGAGCCGACCCTTCTTTTGGACGGGCTTCGCATGGGCTGGTTTGGCATAGAGGAATAA
- a CDS encoding iron-containing alcohol dehydrogenase — protein MNTSFNYFIPTNIIFGAGRIKELATVALPGTKALIVISSGTSMTRFGYLDTVVKALKAQKVETVIFSKILANPIVDHVMEGAQMARENGCDFIVGLGGGSSIDSAKSIAVMVHNPGTYWDYIGGGTGKGKPVTEKVLPLIAIPTTAGTGTEADPWTVITNLETKEKIGFGVAGTFPVIAIVDPEMMLSVPAHLTAYQGMDAFFHAAEGYLANVHQPASDLFALDSVKLITKHLPTAVKDGSNMEARTALAWASTQSGMVESTSSCISQHSMEHALSAFDPSVTHGAGLIMLSVSYFSFMAKKVPERFPALAEAMGVDVSKLPESERPMAFISALKQLIKDINCDGLDLNDYKLDKSQAGALADNAMTAMGFLFTLDPYQMNKDEVVGIFESAFDA, from the coding sequence ATGAATACTTCATTCAACTATTTCATACCCACTAATATTATTTTCGGAGCCGGACGCATAAAAGAGCTGGCAACAGTAGCTCTGCCCGGAACCAAGGCTCTCATAGTAATAAGCTCCGGCACGTCAATGACTCGTTTCGGATACCTTGATACGGTTGTTAAGGCTCTTAAAGCACAGAAAGTTGAAACTGTAATTTTCAGCAAAATCCTCGCTAACCCTATTGTTGATCACGTCATGGAAGGCGCTCAGATGGCCCGTGAAAACGGCTGTGATTTCATCGTCGGCCTCGGGGGCGGCAGTTCAATTGATTCAGCTAAAAGCATCGCGGTGATGGTACATAATCCCGGAACATATTGGGATTACATTGGCGGCGGAACAGGCAAAGGAAAACCCGTCACTGAAAAAGTATTACCCCTCATCGCCATTCCGACAACCGCCGGAACAGGCACAGAAGCTGACCCGTGGACCGTTATCACCAACTTGGAAACCAAGGAAAAAATAGGCTTCGGCGTTGCGGGAACTTTCCCCGTAATTGCTATTGTTGACCCTGAAATGATGCTGAGTGTCCCCGCGCACCTGACAGCATATCAGGGCATGGATGCCTTTTTCCACGCAGCAGAAGGATACCTTGCAAACGTTCACCAACCGGCAAGCGATCTGTTCGCGCTGGATTCCGTCAAACTGATAACAAAACATCTGCCGACAGCAGTAAAAGACGGTTCAAACATGGAAGCCCGCACCGCCCTAGCATGGGCCAGCACACAGTCCGGCATGGTGGAATCAACCTCCAGCTGCATATCACAGCATTCAATGGAACACGCACTAAGCGCGTTTGACCCATCCGTTACGCATGGCGCAGGACTGATCATGCTGAGTGTTTCCTACTTCTCATTCATGGCGAAAAAAGTACCCGAAAGGTTCCCGGCTCTTGCCGAAGCAATGGGTGTTGATGTCAGCAAACTGCCGGAAAGCGAACGCCCTATGGCATTCATCTCCGCGCTCAAACAGCTCATCAAAGACATTAATTGTGACGGACTGGATCTTAATGATTACAAACTGGATAAATCACAGGCTGGAGCACTTGCCGATAACGCAATGACCGCCATGGGATTTTTGTTCACGCTTGATCCTTACCAGATGAATAAAGATGAGGTTGTGGGGATATTTGAGAGTGCTTTTGATGCGTAG
- a CDS encoding AraC family transcriptional regulator: MINELINILNEMTPSEGCTNTFLEKVTIFRLNTHSEKKPLIYDQCICFMVQGKKVGHLSDKTISYDSNHFLVVPVIVPFECEVFASADKPVLGITISIDYAMVQEIVDSGVGGRDDLEESDLKPGTYLESLNDEMIETLIRLLKNLKNQEEAQILGPQTLREIFYRTLLGEHGYILASAARGESSYAKVANSLRAIHNDYSASLDVPQLAGKANMSVRTFYDHFKAVTSYTPVQYLKRIRLEKARQFIVSQRLQASETARMVGYESASQFSREFKRHFGYSPTEAPDHAV, translated from the coding sequence ATGATCAACGAACTTATTAATATATTGAATGAAATGACTCCTTCGGAGGGTTGTACAAATACTTTTCTGGAGAAGGTTACCATTTTTCGCTTAAATACGCATAGTGAAAAAAAACCTTTGATTTATGATCAGTGTATTTGCTTTATGGTTCAGGGTAAAAAAGTTGGACACCTCAGTGACAAAACAATCTCGTATGATTCAAATCATTTTCTGGTTGTTCCTGTAATTGTTCCTTTTGAATGTGAAGTTTTTGCTTCTGCCGATAAGCCCGTTCTCGGAATCACGATATCAATTGATTATGCAATGGTTCAGGAAATTGTTGATTCCGGTGTTGGCGGGCGTGATGATTTGGAAGAGTCCGATTTAAAACCGGGGACTTATTTAGAGTCATTAAATGATGAAATGATTGAAACGTTGATTCGATTGTTAAAGAATCTTAAAAATCAGGAAGAAGCACAAATTTTAGGGCCGCAAACCTTGCGTGAGATTTTTTATCGCACGCTGCTTGGAGAGCATGGATATATTCTTGCTTCTGCGGCCCGCGGTGAAAGTTCATATGCCAAGGTTGCTAATTCTTTACGGGCTATTCATAATGATTATTCCGCATCGCTTGATGTTCCACAGCTTGCTGGCAAGGCTAATATGAGTGTGCGTACATTTTATGACCATTTTAAAGCTGTTACCTCGTACACGCCTGTACAATATTTAAAAAGAATTAGACTTGAGAAAGCCCGGCAGTTTATTGTCAGCCAGAGATTACAGGCTAGCGAAACCGCTCGTATGGTCGGGTATGAGAGTGCTTCTCAGTTTAGCCGGGAATTTAAAAGGCATTTTGGATATTCGCCTACGGAGGCTCCGGATCATGCCGTTTAG
- the eno gene encoding phosphopyruvate hydratase — protein MSTIVAVWAREILDSRGNPTIEVEVVLESGATGRAAVPSGASTGTREALELRDGDEDRYGGKGVQVAVANVREEIAEALVGQDALRQVAIDNFLIDLDGTDNKERLGANAMLGVSMAVARAAANLLGIPLYQYLGGVNAKLLPVPLMNIINGGEHAPNNLDIQEFMIVPLGAETFAEALRMGSETFHALKGILAADGHNTAVGDEGGFAPNLNSHAEAFEYIIKAIEKAGYRPGHDIALAIDAAASEFYKDGKYVLKGENKEFTADELTDFYVDLCDRFPLISIEDGLAEGDWEGWEHHTEVLGERIQIVGDDVFVTNPDILAEGIERGVCNSILIKLNQIGTVTETLDTIELAKQAGYTTVVSHRSGETSDHFIADLAVGLNSGQIKSGSLCRSDRLAKYNQLLRIEEDLEDEGIYYGPALREAFFPEG, from the coding sequence ATGAGCACTATCGTAGCTGTCTGGGCTAGAGAAATTCTTGATTCCAGAGGTAACCCCACAATTGAAGTAGAAGTGGTTCTTGAATCCGGCGCCACTGGCCGTGCTGCTGTTCCTTCCGGTGCATCCACCGGTACTCGCGAAGCTCTTGAACTTCGTGATGGGGATGAGGACCGTTACGGCGGAAAAGGCGTGCAGGTTGCTGTTGCCAATGTCCGTGAAGAAATAGCTGAAGCATTGGTTGGACAGGACGCATTGCGTCAGGTTGCAATTGATAACTTCCTGATTGATCTTGATGGAACCGACAACAAAGAAAGACTCGGCGCTAACGCAATGCTGGGTGTTTCCATGGCTGTTGCAAGAGCTGCTGCCAACTTGCTTGGAATTCCTCTTTATCAGTACCTTGGCGGCGTAAATGCAAAATTGCTGCCTGTTCCTTTGATGAATATCATTAATGGTGGTGAGCATGCTCCCAACAATCTCGATATTCAGGAATTCATGATTGTGCCTCTCGGCGCTGAAACTTTCGCGGAAGCTCTCCGCATGGGTTCTGAAACTTTCCACGCTTTGAAAGGTATTCTTGCTGCTGACGGTCATAACACCGCAGTCGGTGATGAAGGCGGATTCGCTCCGAATCTGAATTCTCACGCTGAAGCTTTTGAATACATTATCAAAGCTATCGAGAAAGCTGGATACAGACCCGGTCATGACATTGCTCTCGCAATCGACGCTGCTGCTTCCGAGTTCTACAAAGACGGTAAGTACGTGCTGAAAGGCGAAAACAAAGAGTTCACAGCTGATGAATTGACTGACTTCTATGTTGACCTTTGTGATCGCTTCCCGCTTATTTCCATTGAAGACGGTCTTGCAGAAGGCGACTGGGAAGGCTGGGAACATCACACCGAAGTCCTCGGTGAACGCATTCAGATCGTAGGTGACGATGTATTCGTTACCAACCCTGATATCCTTGCTGAAGGCATCGAACGCGGTGTTTGTAACTCTATTCTGATCAAATTGAACCAGATCGGAACTGTTACTGAAACTCTCGATACCATTGAGCTTGCAAAACAGGCCGGTTACACCACCGTTGTTTCTCATCGTTCAGGTGAAACCAGCGATCACTTCATTGCTGATCTTGCTGTCGGTCTCAATTCTGGTCAGATTAAATCCGGTTCTTTGTGCCGCAGTGACAGGCTTGCAAAGTACAACCAGCTTCTTCGCATTGAAGAAGATCTCGAAGATGAAGGTATCTACTACGGACCTGCTCTTCGCGAAGCATTCTTCCCTGAAGGCTAG
- a CDS encoding Hpt domain-containing protein: MSNKLIIKVDEDLEEIMPRYLEIRHKELGELEEAIKAENFDQIRMLGHKLKGTGSSYGFEELTRLGSLIENKACDKIMAEVPECTAKVRSYLENIVIEYVPMD, translated from the coding sequence ATGAGCAACAAATTAATCATAAAAGTGGATGAAGATCTCGAAGAAATCATGCCCCGGTATCTTGAAATCAGACATAAAGAATTGGGTGAACTCGAAGAGGCTATAAAAGCTGAGAACTTCGACCAAATCAGAATGCTGGGACACAAGCTGAAAGGAACAGGATCATCTTACGGCTTTGAAGAGCTAACAAGACTTGGCAGTCTTATTGAAAATAAAGCTTGCGATAAAATCATGGCTGAAGTTCCTGAGTGCACTGCCAAGGTCCGCAGCTACCTTGAAAACATAGTGATTGAATATGTTCCGATGGACTGA
- the uvrA gene encoding excinuclease ABC subunit UvrA, which yields MQNKSIHIEGAKHHNLKDLSLDIPRDQLVVVCGPSGSGKSTLSFDIVYAEGQRRYVESLSAYARQFLPQLDKPKVDKIEGLSPAISLEQQSTSRNPRSTVGTVTEIYDFLRVFYARLGKYHCPQCGKAIEAQTSDEILDRMMSLEAGTKFMLLAPLVDHQKGTHKDLFIKLKREGFVRVRVNGEISSIDEVPELEKNRKHSIELVVDRLVIKNDIKKRLGDSLELALRYGDESVIVSIVGGEDIYLSTMSTCTSCKISMPRLSPQLFSFNSPQGACQTCSGIGSVEYYEPDLLAPNKGLSLKSGAVIPWKSPQMFGRYEAEFRALGKKYDFKIDTPLNEFSKEAMNALFYGDKKLDWEGIINQLDAGRDLGRIWRDELARFRQNMPCPACKGARLRPESLAVRVEGESVFDFCSMSIKRALNWLEGLEFKGHDSLIAEPLLKELIHRIGFMVNVGLDYLNLGRNMATLSGGEAQRIRLAGQLGSGLVGVTYVLDEPSIGLHPHDNERLLKTLRSLQARGNTVLVVEHDESTIRSADHVIELGPGSGMLGGEIVFQGSVDDLLGKSQSLTAKYLRGELSLDKPEERRIPSEWIRMRGVTTNNLKNLDVDIPLGILCCFTGVSGSGKSSLVVDSMYKHLALSRGIKVDQPGQITGIEGIDKIEKVISIDQSPIGRTPRSNPATYTKIFDEIRNIFAATKESKKRGYKPGRFSFNVRGGRCEACRGDGQIRVEMHFLPDVYVTCDVCKGKRYNSQTLEVDYKGRNIAEVLDMTVRQAKVFFENHPTLKRRLEVLEQVGLEYLQLGQPGTTLSGGEAQRIKISRELGKRRLPGTLYILDEPTTGLHMHEVGKLIKVLQQLVEKGATVIVIEHNTDVIRAADYVFDLGPGGGESGGQIVAKGTPEEIMENPESVTGQFLL from the coding sequence ATGCAGAACAAATCAATTCATATTGAAGGTGCGAAGCATCACAATCTTAAAGATTTGAGTTTAGATATTCCGCGTGATCAGTTGGTAGTTGTTTGCGGGCCTTCGGGATCAGGTAAATCTACTCTCTCATTTGATATTGTTTATGCTGAGGGACAGCGTCGATACGTTGAGTCGCTTTCAGCATATGCTCGGCAGTTTCTGCCTCAGCTTGATAAGCCGAAAGTTGATAAGATTGAAGGTCTGTCTCCAGCCATTTCACTTGAGCAGCAATCTACTTCCCGCAACCCGCGTTCAACTGTCGGAACCGTGACAGAAATTTATGATTTTTTGCGCGTTTTTTATGCACGGCTAGGCAAATATCATTGTCCTCAGTGCGGTAAAGCTATTGAAGCTCAGACTTCTGATGAAATTCTGGATCGCATGATGTCTCTTGAAGCCGGCACAAAATTTATGCTCCTCGCTCCACTTGTTGATCATCAAAAAGGTACTCATAAAGATCTTTTTATTAAACTTAAGCGAGAAGGATTTGTTCGCGTAAGGGTGAATGGAGAAATTTCTTCGATCGATGAAGTTCCTGAGCTTGAAAAGAACCGTAAGCATAGCATTGAGCTTGTGGTAGATCGTCTGGTCATAAAAAATGATATTAAGAAAAGGCTGGGCGATTCACTGGAGCTTGCACTGCGCTATGGCGATGAATCAGTCATAGTTTCAATTGTCGGCGGTGAGGATATTTATCTTTCAACCATGTCGACCTGCACCTCCTGTAAGATCAGTATGCCGCGCCTGTCTCCGCAACTTTTTTCTTTCAACAGCCCTCAGGGCGCTTGTCAGACTTGTTCAGGAATCGGCAGTGTTGAGTATTATGAACCGGATTTACTTGCTCCGAATAAAGGTCTTTCTCTGAAATCAGGCGCGGTTATTCCTTGGAAATCGCCGCAAATGTTTGGGCGTTATGAGGCTGAATTTCGTGCTCTCGGCAAAAAATATGATTTTAAGATTGATACTCCGCTGAATGAATTTTCCAAAGAAGCTATGAATGCGTTGTTCTACGGGGACAAGAAGCTTGATTGGGAAGGGATAATTAATCAGCTTGATGCCGGGCGTGATCTGGGACGCATCTGGCGTGATGAGTTGGCTCGTTTTCGACAGAATATGCCTTGTCCCGCATGTAAAGGAGCCCGTCTGCGCCCCGAATCGCTTGCTGTACGTGTTGAAGGTGAAAGTGTTTTTGATTTCTGTTCCATGTCTATCAAGCGGGCGCTTAACTGGTTGGAAGGGCTGGAATTTAAAGGTCATGATTCGCTTATCGCCGAGCCTTTGCTTAAAGAATTGATTCACCGCATCGGCTTTATGGTTAATGTCGGGCTGGATTATTTAAATCTAGGCCGTAACATGGCGACTCTTTCGGGCGGAGAAGCTCAGCGTATTCGCCTGGCAGGACAGCTCGGTTCAGGACTTGTCGGCGTAACGTATGTGCTTGATGAGCCTTCTATCGGGTTGCATCCTCATGACAATGAACGGCTTCTCAAAACGCTGCGTTCATTGCAGGCTCGCGGGAATACCGTGCTGGTGGTTGAGCATGATGAATCTACTATCAGGAGTGCCGATCACGTTATTGAGCTTGGTCCCGGTTCAGGCATGCTTGGCGGTGAGATTGTTTTTCAGGGCAGCGTTGACGATTTGCTCGGTAAATCGCAATCACTTACTGCAAAATATTTACGCGGAGAACTTTCCCTTGATAAGCCTGAGGAGAGACGCATACCTTCCGAATGGATAAGGATGCGCGGAGTTACAACAAATAATCTTAAAAATCTGGATGTGGACATTCCGCTGGGTATATTGTGCTGTTTCACCGGTGTTTCCGGCTCAGGAAAAAGCTCGCTTGTGGTGGATTCCATGTACAAGCATCTGGCATTGTCGCGCGGGATAAAGGTTGATCAGCCGGGGCAGATTACCGGTATTGAAGGCATTGATAAGATTGAAAAAGTAATTTCAATTGACCAGTCTCCCATCGGAAGAACTCCGAGGTCTAATCCTGCGACCTATACTAAAATATTTGACGAGATCAGAAATATATTTGCGGCGACAAAAGAATCTAAAAAACGCGGATATAAGCCGGGTAGATTCAGTTTTAACGTGCGTGGCGGACGCTGCGAAGCCTGTCGCGGTGATGGTCAGATAAGGGTTGAAATGCATTTTCTACCGGATGTGTACGTGACCTGTGATGTCTGCAAAGGTAAGCGTTACAATAGCCAGACGCTCGAAGTGGACTACAAGGGGCGCAATATCGCTGAAGTCCTTGATATGACCGTCCGGCAGGCGAAAGTTTTCTTTGAAAATCATCCTACTTTGAAGCGTAGACTTGAAGTTTTAGAGCAGGTCGGGCTTGAGTATTTACAGCTCGGTCAGCCGGGAACAACTCTTTCGGGCGGAGAAGCTCAGCGCATTAAAATATCGCGCGAGCTGGGCAAAAGACGTTTGCCCGGTACTCTTTATATTCTTGATGAGCCGACCACGGGATTGCATATGCACGAAGTCGGTAAGTTGATCAAAGTTTTGCAGCAGTTGGTAGAAAAAGGGGCAACGGTTATTGTTATTGAACACAATACCGATGTAATCCGCGCTGCTGATTATGTTTTTGATCTAGGGCCGGGCGGAGGCGAGTCCGGTGGACAGATTGTCGCAAAAGGCACACCGGAAGAGATAATGGAAAATCCCGAGTCGGTTACAGGGCAGTTTTTATTATAG
- the folD gene encoding bifunctional methylenetetrahydrofolate dehydrogenase/methenyltetrahydrofolate cyclohydrolase FolD — translation MIILKGKETALTIREELRVEIDSLKSEHGRAPGLAVILVGQDPASEVYVRNKKIACEKSGIISYAHHIDGGVAQQELEDLIKKLNADDKVDGILLQLPLPKGLDSQRCLELIDPGKDVDGFHPMNVGKLMLGLPGFRSCTPAGIMTLLERYNLPTSGKKAVVVGRSNIVGKPLAMMLMQYGDFANATVTVCHSRTANLAEEVKSADFVFAAIGIPKFITKDMVKQGAVVVDVGINRTDDGLVGDCDYAALEDVASAMTPVPGGVGPMTIAQLLINTVQAFREHNA, via the coding sequence ATGATTATTTTAAAAGGAAAAGAAACAGCACTCACTATTCGTGAAGAGCTTAGGGTTGAAATAGATTCATTAAAATCAGAACACGGCAGAGCTCCCGGTCTGGCCGTCATTCTTGTTGGACAAGATCCAGCATCAGAAGTTTATGTTCGCAACAAGAAAATTGCCTGTGAAAAATCAGGGATTATCTCTTATGCACATCACATTGATGGCGGAGTTGCTCAGCAGGAACTGGAAGATCTTATCAAAAAGCTTAATGCGGATGATAAGGTTGACGGCATTCTGCTTCAGCTTCCTCTCCCTAAAGGGCTCGACAGCCAGCGTTGCCTAGAACTCATTGATCCCGGTAAAGATGTTGACGGTTTTCATCCAATGAATGTCGGCAAGCTCATGCTCGGATTGCCCGGTTTTCGTTCATGCACACCAGCTGGAATTATGACCCTGCTCGAACGTTACAACCTGCCTACTTCCGGCAAAAAAGCGGTTGTAGTTGGGCGTTCAAATATTGTGGGTAAGCCACTCGCCATGATGCTGATGCAGTACGGTGATTTCGCAAACGCCACCGTGACAGTATGTCATTCACGCACCGCGAATCTGGCGGAAGAAGTTAAGAGCGCGGATTTCGTATTTGCCGCAATCGGCATCCCTAAATTTATCACCAAAGATATGGTGAAACAAGGCGCGGTCGTTGTTGACGTAGGTATCAACCGCACTGATGACGGTTTGGTAGGTGATTGCGATTACGCAGCACTTGAAGATGTTGCCAGCGCCATGACTCCCGTTCCCGGCGGAGTTGGACCTATGACTATCGCACAGTTGCTTATTAATACTGTTCAGGCTTTTCGGGAGCATAACGCTTAA
- the budA gene encoding acetolactate decarboxylase, whose protein sequence is MKLFKKIFPIAFFLLILIGSFSPANADETIYQYSTIDSLLLGNYDGDLTVSELKTHGDFGIGTFNGLNGEMVFIDGEVYRVGYNGKAAAVDNLTRVPFADALIFKTDSILKIDSTSSLEELNQKITNALPSTNIFFAIRIDGRFSMMRTRSVPEQKKPYPPLVEVVKNQSIFKFTEIEGSLIGIKSPSYVKGIGVPGFHWHFITKDRTAGGHVLGCQFKNLVAKVGSYSSFFLQLPKTKSFLDSDLSNDKEKELKKVEKDSIKD, encoded by the coding sequence ATGAAATTATTTAAAAAAATTTTCCCTATAGCCTTTTTTCTCCTGATTCTTATTGGATCTTTCAGTCCGGCCAATGCAGACGAAACAATCTACCAATATTCAACTATCGACTCTTTGTTGCTTGGCAACTATGATGGAGATTTGACCGTTTCCGAACTAAAGACACACGGAGACTTCGGAATAGGCACCTTTAACGGCCTAAACGGTGAAATGGTTTTTATCGACGGTGAAGTTTACAGAGTAGGATATAACGGAAAAGCTGCCGCAGTTGATAATCTTACCCGAGTCCCTTTTGCTGATGCCCTCATCTTCAAAACAGATTCCATACTGAAAATAGACTCAACTTCATCACTTGAAGAATTAAACCAGAAAATAACCAATGCCCTTCCATCTACAAACATCTTCTTTGCCATCCGCATAGACGGCAGATTCAGCATGATGCGGACACGAAGTGTTCCCGAACAAAAGAAACCTTACCCACCCCTCGTTGAAGTGGTAAAAAATCAAAGCATCTTCAAATTTACTGAAATAGAAGGGTCGCTTATCGGCATCAAAAGCCCTTCCTATGTAAAGGGAATAGGAGTTCCGGGATTCCACTGGCACTTCATTACCAAAGACCGCACTGCCGGCGGACATGTTTTAGGCTGCCAATTCAAAAATCTTGTCGCAAAGGTCGGATCTTACAGTAGCTTCTTCTTACAGCTACCCAAAACCAAGAGTTTTCTAGACTCTGATCTCAGTAACGACAAAGAAAAAGAATTAAAAAAAGTAGAAAAAGATTCCATTAAGGATTAA
- a CDS encoding chemotaxis protein CheD, whose protein sequence is MSLKNSDIPHVFLHTGDAFIGVNPTIVSTVLGSCVAISMFSPRMKQGAICHAFLPSRKEINPDKQISIQICRYVDTAIDHLLACMLRIGTRKNELEVKIFGGASGLTLSKVRAPNSFAVGGRNIQMALDSLSAIGLHPKAMDTGGNVGRKILFATHSGDIWLKRLDKQTLLKTTCHLTNKK, encoded by the coding sequence ATGTCTTTGAAGAACTCCGACATACCTCATGTCTTTCTCCACACCGGAGATGCGTTCATCGGAGTAAACCCTACGATTGTTTCAACAGTGCTCGGTTCCTGTGTAGCCATTTCAATGTTTTCCCCACGAATGAAACAGGGCGCAATCTGCCACGCATTTCTTCCCTCAAGAAAAGAAATTAACCCGGATAAACAAATATCAATCCAAATTTGTAGATATGTAGACACAGCCATTGACCATTTGCTAGCATGCATGCTCCGCATCGGAACCAGAAAAAATGAACTTGAGGTCAAAATATTTGGAGGAGCCAGCGGGCTAACCTTGTCAAAAGTCAGAGCTCCGAACTCCTTTGCCGTAGGAGGGCGAAATATCCAAATGGCTCTAGATTCCTTATCGGCGATAGGACTTCACCCTAAAGCAATGGATACGGGGGGGAATGTAGGAAGAAAGATTTTATTCGCCACACACAGCGGAGACATCTGGCTTAAAAGACTTGATAAACAAACCCTATTGAAAACAACCTGTCACCTCACGAATAAAAAATGA
- a CDS encoding HD-GYP domain-containing protein, which translates to MEGLTHLLACIQDISGGSYSNDIMELTTDKYSPYVREVAESVGMMMVKIEAREFALEQANEDLKQNIVDTVKAAARGLSLRDKYTRGHGERVGQYAKRLALRAGFCEDDVWTLRLAGILHDIGKIGFSDRLFFNEDIHVDDDMLAEIRRHPEAGFSMLKGLKFLGPAVEFVRGHHERLDGTGYPNGLQGDEISKGARILSIADVFDAITTSRTYQDAMGLDKAFPILRKLAGPSLDPELVEIFIKEIQEGGLEVVEDDYSDCLDDIEIN; encoded by the coding sequence ATGGAAGGTTTAACTCATCTTCTGGCTTGTATTCAGGATATTTCGGGCGGAAGTTATTCAAATGATATTATGGAACTTACTACCGATAAGTATAGTCCGTATGTTCGTGAAGTAGCTGAATCTGTCGGTATGATGATGGTTAAAATTGAGGCCCGTGAATTTGCTCTTGAGCAGGCCAATGAAGATCTTAAGCAGAATATTGTGGATACCGTTAAAGCCGCTGCGCGTGGACTGAGCCTGCGGGATAAATATACCCGTGGTCACGGCGAGCGGGTAGGGCAGTATGCTAAGAGGCTGGCTCTTCGAGCCGGATTTTGTGAGGACGATGTCTGGACTCTGAGGCTTGCGGGAATTCTTCATGACATAGGTAAAATCGGGTTCAGCGACAGGTTGTTTTTCAATGAAGATATTCACGTTGATGATGACATGCTCGCTGAAATAAGGCGGCACCCCGAAGCCGGGTTTAGTATGTTGAAAGGGCTAAAATTTCTCGGACCTGCAGTTGAATTTGTGCGCGGTCATCATGAAAGACTGGACGGGACAGGGTATCCGAACGGACTGCAAGGTGATGAAATCTCTAAGGGGGCGCGTATTTTGAGTATTGCGGATGTATTTGATGCCATTACTACGAGTCGCACTTATCAGGATGCAATGGGACTTGATAAGGCTTTCCCCATTCTTAGAAAGTTAGCAGGCCCTTCTCTCGACCCTGAACTGGTTGAAATTTTTATCAAAGAGATACAAGAGGGTGGCCTTGAAGTGGTGGAAGATGATTATTCTGACTGTTTAGATGATATAGAAATTAACTAA